The Streptomyces sp. NBC_01244 genome contains a region encoding:
- a CDS encoding carbon starvation CstA family protein: MTEPRPEATPPETTRPEAAQAVRDAASPGTTPGSPTSSGGASPKAVAAWVLVGLVGAIGWGVLALSRGEEISAAWLLAAALGSYAIGYRFYARFIAHRVLKVDKTRATPAERLDNGVDFHPTDRRVLFGHHFAAIAGAGPLVGPVLASQMGYLPGTIWIVVGVIFAGAVQDMVTLFFSTRRNGRSLGQMARDEIGPVGGAAALIGVFAIMIILLAVLALVIVNALAHSPWGVFSIGMTIPIALFMGFYLRVLRPGKVTEVSVVGVALLLLAIVAGGWVAESSLADTFTLEKETLVIWMIAYGFVASVLPVWMLLAPRDYLSTFMKVGTIGLLAVGVVIAMPTLKMPAVTEFASRGDGPVFAGSMFPFVFITIACGALSGFHSLVSSGTTPKMIQKETQVRVIGYGAMLTESFVAIMAIIAACIIDPGLYFAINSPGGVVGATVETASQAVTNFGFAISPEALAQAAKDVEETSLLSRTGGAPTFALGMSEIFSAVIGGTSMKAFWYHFAIMFEALFILTTVDAGTRVGRFMLQDTLGNVHKSFKDVSWKPGVWFASAIVVGGWGYFLWVGVKDPLGGINQLFPLFGIANQLLAAVALAVCTTLLIKSGRLKWAWVTGVPLAWDLAVTLTASYQKIFSDNPKIGFFAQRDVYQDGIDAGKVLKPAKNMDEMHTVVTNATVDGVLSVFFALLIIIVLVDAARTCLRAIRKPESVTLTEVPWTESRLVAPAGLIPTAEERAELAAAGLDSGGGRVEDPVREPA; the protein is encoded by the coding sequence ATGACGGAACCACGACCGGAAGCAACACCGCCGGAAACAACACGGCCGGAAGCCGCACAGGCCGTACGGGACGCGGCGAGTCCGGGAACCACGCCGGGCTCGCCCACCTCATCGGGGGGCGCGTCCCCCAAGGCCGTGGCCGCGTGGGTGCTGGTCGGGCTCGTGGGGGCCATCGGCTGGGGCGTGCTGGCGCTCTCCCGCGGCGAGGAGATCTCGGCCGCCTGGCTGCTCGCCGCCGCACTGGGTTCTTACGCGATCGGCTACCGCTTCTACGCGCGCTTCATCGCGCACCGCGTCCTGAAGGTGGACAAGACCCGCGCCACCCCCGCCGAACGACTTGACAACGGTGTCGACTTCCACCCGACCGACCGGCGGGTGCTTTTCGGTCACCACTTCGCCGCCATCGCCGGCGCCGGACCCCTCGTGGGTCCCGTACTCGCCTCGCAGATGGGCTACCTGCCCGGCACCATCTGGATCGTCGTCGGCGTGATCTTCGCGGGCGCCGTCCAGGACATGGTGACGCTCTTCTTCTCCACCCGGCGCAACGGCCGTTCGCTCGGCCAGATGGCCCGGGACGAGATCGGCCCGGTCGGCGGCGCCGCCGCGCTGATCGGCGTCTTCGCCATCATGATCATCCTGCTGGCCGTGCTGGCGCTGGTCATCGTCAACGCGCTGGCGCACTCCCCGTGGGGCGTCTTCTCCATCGGCATGACCATCCCGATCGCCCTCTTCATGGGCTTCTACCTGCGCGTCCTGCGCCCGGGCAAGGTCACCGAGGTCTCCGTCGTCGGCGTGGCGCTGCTGCTGCTCGCCATCGTCGCGGGCGGCTGGGTCGCCGAGTCCTCGCTGGCGGACACCTTCACCCTGGAGAAGGAGACGCTGGTCATCTGGATGATCGCCTACGGCTTCGTGGCGTCCGTCCTGCCGGTGTGGATGCTGCTCGCCCCGCGCGACTACCTCTCCACCTTCATGAAGGTGGGCACCATCGGGCTGCTGGCCGTGGGCGTGGTCATCGCCATGCCCACGCTGAAGATGCCGGCGGTCACCGAGTTCGCCTCGCGCGGCGACGGCCCGGTCTTCGCCGGCTCGATGTTCCCGTTCGTCTTCATCACCATCGCCTGCGGAGCCCTGTCCGGCTTCCACTCCCTGGTCTCCTCGGGCACCACCCCGAAGATGATCCAGAAGGAGACCCAGGTCAGGGTCATCGGCTACGGCGCGATGCTGACCGAGTCCTTCGTCGCCATCATGGCGATCATCGCGGCCTGCATCATCGATCCCGGCCTGTACTTCGCCATCAACTCCCCCGGCGGGGTCGTCGGGGCCACCGTCGAGACGGCCTCGCAGGCCGTGACGAACTTCGGCTTCGCCATCTCCCCCGAGGCCCTCGCGCAGGCCGCGAAGGACGTCGAGGAGACCAGCCTGCTGTCCCGTACGGGCGGCGCGCCGACCTTCGCACTCGGAATGTCGGAGATCTTCTCGGCCGTGATCGGCGGCACCTCGATGAAGGCCTTCTGGTACCACTTCGCGATCATGTTCGAGGCCCTGTTCATCCTGACCACGGTCGACGCGGGAACCCGCGTGGGCCGGTTCATGCTCCAGGACACCCTCGGCAACGTGCACAAGTCCTTCAAGGACGTCAGCTGGAAGCCGGGCGTCTGGTTCGCCAGCGCGATCGTCGTCGGCGGCTGGGGCTACTTCCTGTGGGTCGGCGTCAAGGACCCGCTGGGCGGCATCAACCAGCTCTTCCCGCTGTTCGGCATCGCGAACCAGCTCCTCGCCGCGGTCGCCCTGGCCGTCTGCACCACCCTGCTGATCAAGTCCGGCCGGCTCAAGTGGGCCTGGGTGACGGGCGTTCCGCTCGCCTGGGACCTGGCCGTCACGCTCACCGCCAGCTACCAGAAGATCTTCTCCGACAACCCGAAGATCGGCTTCTTCGCGCAGCGGGACGTCTACCAGGACGGCATCGACGCGGGCAAGGTCCTCAAGCCCGCCAAGAACATGGACGAGATGCACACCGTCGTCACCAACGCCACGGTGGACGGCGTCCTGTCGGTGTTCTTCGCCCTGCTGATCATCATCGTGCTCGTGGACGCGGCCCGGACCTGCCTCCGGGCCATCCGCAAGCCCGAGTCGGTCACCCTGACCGAGGTCCCGTGGACCGAGTCCAGGCTCGTCGCCCCGGCCGGGCTCATCCCGACCGCCGAGGAGCGCGCGGAGCTCGCCGCGGCCGGCCTCGACTCGGGCGGGGGCCGGGTGGAGGACCCCGTGCGGGAACCGGCGTGA
- a CDS encoding GntR family transcriptional regulator, translating to MATEGAITEPDSGAATRTARVPKYYRLKRHLLDMTETLPPGTPVPPERTLAAEFDTSRTTVRQALQELVVEGRLERIQGKGTFVAKPKVSQPLQLSSYTEDMRAQGLEPTSQLLDIGYVTADDTLAGLLKIATGGRVLRIERLRLASGEPMAIETTHLSAKRFPALRRSLVKYTSLYTALAEVYDVRLAEAEETIETSLATPREAGLLGTDVGLPMLLLSRHSLDTDGEPVEWVRSVYRGDRYKFVARLQRPAV from the coding sequence ATGGCCACCGAAGGGGCGATCACGGAGCCGGACAGCGGGGCGGCCACCCGCACGGCACGCGTGCCCAAGTACTACCGACTCAAGCGCCACTTGCTCGATATGACCGAAACCCTTCCACCCGGTACACCGGTGCCGCCCGAGCGCACGCTCGCGGCCGAGTTCGACACCTCCCGCACCACGGTGCGACAGGCTCTCCAGGAGCTCGTCGTCGAGGGACGGCTGGAACGGATCCAGGGCAAGGGAACCTTCGTCGCCAAGCCGAAGGTCTCCCAGCCGCTCCAACTCTCCTCGTACACCGAGGACATGAGGGCCCAGGGCCTGGAACCCACCTCCCAGCTCCTGGACATCGGCTACGTGACGGCCGACGACACCCTCGCCGGCCTCCTCAAGATCGCCACCGGCGGCCGGGTCCTGCGCATCGAACGCCTCCGCCTGGCCAGCGGGGAGCCGATGGCCATCGAGACCACGCACCTGTCGGCCAAGCGCTTTCCCGCGCTGCGCCGTTCGCTGGTCAAGTACACCTCCCTCTACACCGCCCTCGCCGAGGTGTACGACGTGCGCCTCGCCGAGGCGGAGGAGACCATCGAGACCTCGCTGGCCACCCCGCGGGAGGCCGGACTGCTCGGCACCGACGTCGGACTGCCGATGCTGCTGCTTTCCCGCCATTCGCTGGACACCGACGGGGAGCCCGTCGAGTGGGTGCGTTCCGTATACCGCGGCGATCGTTACAAGTTCGTCGCCCGACTCCAGCGCCCCGCCGTCTGA
- a CDS encoding extracellular solute-binding protein: MKRKLIVAVSVVGMMAGVAACGNDDGKAKADAGPKEITVWVMDGSAPKAWIDAVNAEFSAKHPGVTVKVETQQWKGIQEKVTTALSEDTPPDVLELGNTQTAGYAVTGGLAELTKDKAKLGADAWAKGMLASAEMDGKLYSAPWYAANRVVIYDKKAYAKAGVTPPTTRDEWVAGLEKLKAADPKSQPIYLPGQSWYVLAGFIWDEGGDLATKDGAKWKGGLATPQAASAMDFYKKLQSFSTAPKDKDEATPQQSTDIVPKGGVSSWIGLGWEAGGAEKALKDAGKEADFGYFPIPGKTADKTGTVFLGGSNLAIAERSKNKELAKEWLALAAGKDQMTKYAAETKGALLPNQVGANFTPPAGSFAEAMAKAGANGKITPVTAGWANVETEPNPIKDFMTKVLNGTDPAKAGADADAEIANRINK, translated from the coding sequence GTGAAGCGCAAGCTCATCGTGGCGGTCAGTGTCGTGGGCATGATGGCCGGAGTCGCGGCATGCGGCAACGACGACGGCAAGGCCAAGGCCGACGCGGGTCCCAAGGAGATCACCGTCTGGGTGATGGACGGCTCCGCGCCGAAGGCCTGGATCGACGCGGTCAACGCCGAGTTCTCGGCCAAGCACCCCGGCGTCACGGTCAAGGTCGAGACGCAGCAGTGGAAGGGCATCCAGGAGAAGGTCACGACGGCCCTCTCCGAGGACACCCCGCCGGACGTCCTGGAGCTCGGCAACACCCAGACCGCGGGTTACGCGGTCACCGGTGGCCTCGCCGAGCTGACGAAGGACAAGGCGAAGCTCGGCGCGGACGCCTGGGCGAAGGGCATGCTGGCTTCGGCCGAGATGGACGGCAAGCTCTACTCCGCTCCGTGGTACGCGGCCAACCGCGTCGTCATCTACGACAAGAAGGCCTACGCGAAGGCCGGCGTCACCCCGCCGACCACCCGCGACGAGTGGGTCGCCGGTCTGGAGAAGCTGAAGGCGGCCGACCCGAAGTCGCAGCCGATCTACCTGCCCGGCCAGAGCTGGTACGTCCTCGCGGGCTTCATCTGGGACGAGGGCGGCGACCTCGCCACCAAGGACGGCGCCAAGTGGAAGGGTGGCCTCGCCACCCCGCAGGCCGCCTCCGCGATGGACTTCTACAAGAAGCTCCAGTCCTTCTCCACCGCCCCGAAGGACAAGGACGAGGCGACCCCGCAGCAGTCCACCGACATCGTTCCCAAGGGCGGCGTCTCGTCCTGGATCGGTCTCGGCTGGGAGGCCGGCGGCGCGGAGAAGGCGCTGAAGGACGCGGGCAAGGAAGCCGACTTCGGTTACTTCCCGATCCCGGGCAAGACCGCCGACAAGACGGGCACCGTGTTCCTCGGCGGCTCGAACCTGGCGATCGCCGAGCGCTCCAAGAACAAGGAGCTCGCCAAGGAGTGGCTGGCCCTCGCCGCAGGCAAGGACCAGATGACCAAGTACGCCGCCGAGACCAAGGGCGCGCTGCTCCCGAACCAGGTGGGCGCGAACTTCACCCCGCCGGCGGGCTCCTTCGCCGAGGCCATGGCCAAGGCCGGCGCCAACGGCAAGATCACCCCGGTGACCGCGGGCTGGGCGAACGTCGAGACCGAGCCGAACCCGATCAAGGACTTCATGACCAAGGTCCTGAACGGCACCGACCCGGCCAAGGCCGGCGCGGACGCCGACGCCGAGATCGCGAACCGCATCAACAAGTAA
- a CDS encoding carbohydrate ABC transporter permease, whose protein sequence is MTVHSQGAATSAPQDAPQKSAGVAETPPPAGAKETPTSPRGSRKSRKSLPAGWWPYLLVGPAVLSMAALLLYPLIKNIILSFQKVDKIEFIQRKSPFTGLDNYTQLLGDSQFWTVVARSFAFTAANVALIMIIGSLIGILLNKLGKWMRLVLSMALVMAWAMPIVASVTVFQWLFDEQFGVMNWLMRTLGFSGYDQHNWFGTGFSTLVIVTVLVVWGSIPFVALNMYAGLTTVSGELYEAARMDGANGWQTFWKVVFPNLKSFFLVTTFLEVIWVFKAFTQVYAMKAGGPDRGSEILPVFAYVEGQSQFHYGLAAAISVLTILMLVIVMSFYFRLILKQEEEQ, encoded by the coding sequence ATGACCGTGCACTCCCAGGGAGCGGCGACCTCCGCTCCACAGGACGCACCACAGAAGTCCGCAGGGGTGGCCGAGACGCCGCCGCCCGCCGGTGCCAAGGAAACGCCCACGTCTCCTCGCGGGAGCAGAAAGAGCAGAAAGTCGCTCCCCGCGGGGTGGTGGCCCTACCTCCTGGTCGGGCCGGCCGTGCTCAGCATGGCCGCCCTGCTGCTGTATCCGCTGATCAAGAACATCATCCTGTCGTTCCAGAAGGTCGACAAGATCGAGTTCATCCAGCGGAAGTCGCCGTTCACCGGCCTGGACAACTACACCCAGCTGCTGGGCGACTCGCAGTTCTGGACCGTCGTGGCCCGAAGCTTCGCCTTCACCGCGGCCAACGTCGCGCTGATCATGATCATCGGCAGCCTCATCGGCATCCTGCTGAACAAGCTCGGCAAGTGGATGCGCCTGGTCCTGTCGATGGCGCTGGTGATGGCCTGGGCCATGCCGATCGTCGCCTCCGTGACCGTCTTCCAGTGGCTGTTCGACGAGCAGTTCGGCGTCATGAACTGGCTGATGCGCACGCTCGGCTTCTCCGGCTACGACCAGCACAACTGGTTCGGCACCGGCTTCTCCACCCTCGTGATCGTGACGGTCCTGGTGGTCTGGGGCTCGATCCCCTTCGTCGCCCTCAACATGTACGCCGGTCTGACCACCGTCAGCGGCGAGCTGTACGAGGCGGCCCGGATGGACGGCGCCAACGGCTGGCAGACCTTCTGGAAGGTCGTCTTCCCGAACCTCAAGTCGTTCTTCCTCGTCACCACGTTCCTCGAGGTGATCTGGGTCTTCAAGGCCTTCACCCAGGTGTACGCGATGAAGGCCGGCGGTCCCGACCGCGGCTCCGAGATCCTGCCCGTCTTCGCCTACGTCGAGGGTCAGAGCCAGTTCCACTACGGCCTGGCCGCGGCGATCTCCGTCCTGACGATCCTGATGCTCGTGATCGTCATGTCCTTCTACTTCCGTCTGATCCTGAAGCAGGAGGAGGAGCAGTGA
- a CDS encoding carbohydrate ABC transporter permease, with the protein MGALLLALLFVFPVYWMFSSALKPSSEILSKDPVFVFTPTLDNFTKATGVDLFWTYVTNSLIVTVGAVALALLVALAASFAIARMKFKGRKGLVLAVMLAQMAPWEVMVIAMYMIVRDAEMLNNLGVLTAIYFVMVLPFTIWTLRGFIAAVPVTLEEAAQIDGCTRGQAFRKVIFPLLAPGLMSTSLFGFITAWNEFAMVLILHKDKTAQTLPLWLTQFQTAFGNDWGATMAASSLFAVPVLLIFVFLQRKAVGGMTAGAVKG; encoded by the coding sequence ATCGGCGCCCTGCTCCTGGCCCTCCTCTTCGTCTTCCCCGTCTACTGGATGTTCTCCTCGGCGCTCAAGCCGTCCAGCGAGATCCTCTCCAAGGACCCCGTCTTCGTCTTCACCCCGACGCTGGACAACTTCACCAAGGCCACCGGCGTCGACCTGTTCTGGACCTACGTCACGAACAGCCTGATCGTCACCGTCGGCGCCGTCGCGCTGGCCCTGCTCGTCGCCCTCGCCGCGAGCTTCGCCATCGCCCGGATGAAGTTCAAGGGCCGCAAGGGCCTCGTGCTCGCCGTGATGCTGGCCCAGATGGCGCCCTGGGAGGTCATGGTCATCGCGATGTACATGATCGTCCGCGACGCCGAGATGCTGAACAACCTCGGCGTGCTGACCGCGATCTACTTCGTGATGGTCCTGCCCTTCACCATCTGGACCCTGCGCGGCTTCATCGCCGCGGTCCCGGTGACCCTGGAGGAAGCCGCCCAGATCGACGGCTGCACCCGCGGCCAGGCCTTCCGCAAGGTGATCTTCCCGCTGCTGGCCCCCGGCCTGATGTCCACCTCGCTCTTCGGCTTCATCACGGCCTGGAACGAGTTCGCGATGGTCCTGATCCTGCACAAGGACAAGACCGCGCAGACCCTGCCGCTGTGGCTGACCCAGTTCCAGACGGCCTTCGGCAACGACTGGGGCGCCACCATGGCCGCTTCCTCGCTCTTCGCGGTCCCGGTGCTGCTCATCTTCGTCTTCCTCCAGCGCAAGGCCGTCGGCGGCATGACCGCCGGCGCCGTGAAGGGATAA
- a CDS encoding glycoside hydrolase family 3 protein translates to MTVLAHRTDTVTRDALAVLQPGFEGTTAPAWLLRQVAEGLTAVGLFGRNITSPEQLAALTAQLRTERDDVLVAIDEEGGDVTRLEVRGGSSFPGNLALGAVDDVDLTRDVARELGRRLAECGVNLNWAPSADVNSNPDNPVIGVRSFGADTHLAARHTAAYVEGLQAAGVAACTKHFPGHGDTNVDSHHALPRIDVDLETLAVRELVPFRAAIEAGTKAVMSAHILVPALDPTRPATLSPQILTGLLRKELGYEGLIVTDGMEMKAIAGTYGIERGSVLAIAAGADAICVGGGLADEGTVLRLRDALVAAVREGSLPEERLAEAAARVRSLAEWTRQVRRGARPEGSSAPGIGLAAARRAVAVTGSPKAASPVNAPYIATLTPVANFAVGDETPWGVAGEVSALIPGTESGVYPEGSTADGILAAAGNRTVVAVVRDAHRHPWMTEALDALVAARPETIVVEMGVPRAEPRGALHIATHGAARVCGRAAAEIIAGV, encoded by the coding sequence ATGACTGTCCTTGCGCACCGCACGGATACTGTGACCCGGGACGCCCTCGCGGTCCTCCAGCCCGGCTTCGAGGGCACCACCGCCCCCGCCTGGCTGCTCCGCCAGGTCGCCGAAGGCCTCACCGCCGTCGGTCTCTTCGGCCGCAACATCACCTCGCCCGAGCAGCTCGCCGCGCTGACCGCGCAGCTGCGTACCGAGCGGGACGACGTGCTCGTCGCCATCGACGAGGAGGGCGGCGACGTCACCCGTCTGGAGGTCCGGGGCGGCTCCTCCTTCCCCGGCAACCTGGCCCTCGGCGCCGTGGACGACGTGGACCTGACCCGCGACGTCGCCCGCGAGCTGGGCCGCCGGCTCGCCGAGTGCGGGGTCAACCTCAACTGGGCCCCGTCCGCCGACGTGAACTCCAACCCGGACAACCCGGTCATCGGCGTACGGTCCTTCGGCGCCGACACCCACCTCGCCGCCCGGCACACCGCCGCGTACGTCGAGGGCCTCCAGGCCGCCGGCGTCGCCGCCTGCACCAAGCACTTCCCGGGCCACGGCGACACCAACGTCGACTCGCACCACGCGCTGCCGCGCATCGACGTGGACCTCGAGACCCTGGCCGTGCGGGAACTCGTACCGTTCCGGGCCGCCATCGAGGCCGGCACCAAGGCCGTCATGAGCGCCCACATCCTGGTGCCCGCCCTGGACCCGACCCGCCCGGCCACCCTCAGCCCGCAGATCCTGACCGGTCTGCTGCGCAAGGAGCTCGGCTACGAGGGCCTCATCGTCACCGACGGCATGGAGATGAAGGCCATCGCCGGGACGTACGGCATCGAGCGCGGCTCGGTGCTGGCCATCGCGGCCGGCGCCGACGCCATCTGCGTCGGCGGCGGGCTCGCCGACGAGGGCACCGTGCTGCGCCTGCGCGACGCGCTGGTCGCGGCCGTCCGCGAGGGATCGCTCCCGGAGGAGCGCCTCGCCGAGGCCGCCGCCCGGGTCCGGTCGCTGGCCGAATGGACCCGCCAGGTCCGCCGGGGCGCGCGGCCGGAGGGGAGCAGCGCGCCCGGCATCGGACTGGCGGCGGCCCGCCGCGCGGTGGCCGTGACGGGCTCGCCCAAGGCGGCCTCCCCGGTGAACGCCCCGTACATCGCCACGCTCACCCCGGTGGCGAACTTCGCGGTCGGCGACGAGACCCCGTGGGGGGTGGCCGGGGAAGTGTCCGCGCTGATCCCGGGCACCGAGTCGGGCGTGTACCCGGAGGGGTCGACGGCCGACGGCATCCTGGCCGCCGCGGGGAACCGCACCGTCGTCGCGGTGGTCCGCGACGCGCACCGGCACCCCTGGATGACCGAGGCCCTGGACGCGCTCGTCGCGGCGCGGCCGGAGACGATCGTGGTCGAGATGGGCGTGCCGCGGGCCGAGCCGCGCGGCGCGCTGCACATCGCGACGCACGGCGCCGCCCGGGTGTGTGGGCGCGCTGCCGCGGAGATCATCGCGGGCGTCTAG